In Paracoccus methylovorus, a genomic segment contains:
- the recJ gene encoding single-stranded-DNA-specific exonuclease RecJ, whose protein sequence is MTAFLSVTSSLTGRLWRGPDAALERAAQALAQDSRLPLPVSRVLAARGVLAHETPLYLEPKLRDLLPDPLSLRDMDKAAARLVAAVLSSQRIAIFADYDVDGGASAALLLDWLRRQGRDATLYIPDRIDEGYGPNAPAMTALSRDHDLIVCVDCGTLSHEALAAASCDVVVLDHHQGGETLPPALAVVNPNRADEDGSLGHLCAAGVVFLTLVQANRLLREGGQPQPDLMALLDLVALATVADVAPLVGVNRAFVRQGLLIMARRERPGLVALSDVARLDSAPNAFHLGFLLGPRINAGGRVGRADLGAMCLSCTDARQAERLAAELDELNRDRRAIEAAVREEALAQVEARIATSDDPDCLAWAAGAGWHPGVVGIVAARVKEATGLPSVVIGIEHGIGKGSARSVAGVDLGRAIQRLAAEGLLLKGGGHAMAAGLTIEEAKIPAAMKRLSQLLAREMAERIGAGELRISGLLDPAGATVELMQMLERAGPYGQAAPAPRFAFAEQLIDSASTMGDSHLRLRFRSPGSPVLEAVAWGAMSGPLGPALLGARGRRFHLAGKLELSQWGGRERVRLRLEDAAPVG, encoded by the coding sequence ATGACCGCATTTCTTTCCGTCACCTCTTCGCTGACCGGCCGCCTCTGGCGCGGTCCCGACGCCGCTTTGGAACGCGCAGCACAGGCGCTGGCGCAGGACAGCCGCCTGCCCCTGCCCGTCAGCCGGGTGCTGGCCGCACGCGGCGTTCTGGCGCATGAGACGCCGCTTTATCTTGAGCCAAAGCTGCGCGACCTGCTGCCCGATCCGCTGTCGCTGCGCGACATGGACAAGGCCGCCGCACGTCTGGTTGCGGCAGTGCTTTCCAGCCAGCGCATCGCCATCTTTGCCGATTACGACGTAGACGGCGGCGCCTCGGCCGCGCTGCTTCTGGACTGGCTGCGCCGACAGGGGCGCGATGCTACGCTTTATATCCCCGACCGTATCGACGAAGGCTATGGTCCCAACGCCCCGGCCATGACGGCGCTTTCGCGCGACCATGACCTGATCGTCTGCGTCGATTGCGGCACACTCAGCCATGAGGCGCTGGCGGCAGCCAGTTGCGACGTGGTCGTGCTGGACCACCATCAGGGTGGCGAGACCCTGCCGCCCGCGCTGGCCGTGGTGAACCCCAACCGGGCGGACGAGGATGGCAGCCTTGGCCACCTTTGCGCTGCAGGCGTGGTCTTTCTGACGCTGGTACAGGCCAACCGACTGCTGCGCGAGGGGGGCCAACCGCAGCCCGACCTGATGGCGCTCCTGGATCTGGTGGCGCTGGCAACGGTCGCGGATGTCGCGCCTCTGGTCGGCGTCAATCGTGCCTTTGTGCGGCAAGGGTTGCTTATCATGGCCCGGCGCGAGCGTCCGGGGCTGGTGGCGCTGTCCGACGTGGCACGGCTGGATTCGGCGCCGAACGCCTTTCATCTGGGCTTTCTTCTGGGTCCGCGCATCAATGCCGGCGGCCGGGTCGGACGCGCGGATCTGGGGGCCATGTGCCTTTCTTGCACCGACGCACGGCAGGCCGAGCGGCTGGCAGCCGAACTGGACGAATTGAATCGCGATCGCCGCGCCATCGAGGCCGCCGTGCGCGAAGAGGCGCTAGCTCAGGTCGAGGCGCGCATAGCCACCTCCGACGATCCCGACTGTCTGGCTTGGGCAGCGGGCGCAGGCTGGCATCCCGGCGTCGTCGGCATCGTCGCCGCCCGCGTCAAAGAGGCGACCGGCCTGCCTTCAGTAGTGATCGGTATCGAGCACGGTATCGGCAAGGGCTCGGCCCGTTCGGTGGCCGGCGTCGATCTGGGCCGCGCTATCCAACGCCTTGCCGCCGAGGGGCTGCTGCTGAAGGGGGGCGGTCACGCCATGGCCGCCGGCCTGACCATCGAAGAGGCGAAGATTCCCGCGGCGATGAAGCGCCTGTCGCAGCTTCTGGCCCGCGAGATGGCCGAGCGTATCGGCGCCGGAGAGCTGCGCATCTCGGGCCTGCTGGACCCCGCCGGCGCCACGGTCGAGCTGATGCAGATGCTGGAACGCGCCGGCCCCTATGGGCAGGCCGCCCCTGCCCCGCGTTTCGCATTCGCCGAACAGTTGATCGACAGCGCCTCGACGATGGGTGACAGCCATTTGCGCCTGCGCTTCCGCAGCCCCGGCAGCCCGGTTCTGGAGGCAGTGGCATGGGGCGCGATGAGCGGCCCGCTGGGCCCCGCGCTGCTGGG
- the glpX gene encoding class II fructose-bisphosphatase codes for MTSPKDFNDRLLSLGLARVSEAAAHASARLIGRGDEKAADQAAVNAMRDQLNKLDIKGVVVIGEGERDEAPMLYIGEEVGTGAGPAVDIALDPLEGTTLTAKDMPNALTVIAMAPRGTLLHAPDVYMEKLAIGPGYPTDIVSLDMSPAERVRALAKARGLKDSDITVCILERPRHEELVAEVRSTGAAIRLITDGDVAGVIHCAEAELTGIDMYMGSGGAPEGVLAASALKCMGGQMWGKLLFRNQDEKDRAAKAGITDLDRIYSRDEMVTADVIFAATGVTNGSILAGVKREPHYLQTETILMRSKTGSVRRMIYRNPIK; via the coding sequence ATGACCTCGCCCAAGGATTTCAACGACCGCCTGCTGTCGCTTGGCCTCGCCCGCGTCAGCGAGGCGGCGGCACATGCCTCGGCGCGGCTGATCGGCCGTGGAGACGAGAAGGCTGCCGACCAGGCCGCCGTGAACGCCATGCGCGACCAGTTGAACAAGCTGGACATCAAGGGGGTTGTCGTCATCGGCGAGGGCGAGCGGGACGAGGCTCCGATGCTCTATATCGGCGAAGAGGTCGGCACTGGCGCGGGTCCTGCGGTCGATATCGCGCTGGACCCGCTTGAGGGCACCACGCTGACCGCCAAGGACATGCCGAATGCGCTGACCGTGATCGCCATGGCGCCCCGCGGCACGCTGCTGCATGCGCCCGATGTCTACATGGAAAAGCTTGCCATCGGGCCGGGCTATCCCACGGATATCGTCAGCCTCGACATGTCTCCGGCCGAGCGGGTACGGGCGCTGGCCAAGGCGCGTGGCCTGAAGGACAGCGACATCACCGTCTGCATTCTTGAACGCCCCCGCCACGAGGAACTGGTGGCCGAGGTGCGTTCGACCGGCGCAGCAATCCGCCTGATCACCGATGGCGACGTTGCCGGCGTGATCCATTGCGCCGAGGCAGAATTGACCGGCATCGACATGTATATGGGCTCGGGCGGCGCACCCGAGGGCGTGCTGGCCGCGTCGGCGCTGAAATGCATGGGCGGGCAGATGTGGGGCAAATTGCTGTTCCGCAATCAGGATGAAAAGGATCGCGCCGCCAAGGCCGGGATTACCGATCTGGACCGGATCTATTCGCGTGACGAGATGGTCACTGCCGACGTGATCTTTGCCGCAACAGGCGTGACGAACGGCTCTATCCTGGCCGGCGTCAAGCGCGAACCGCATTACCTGCAGACCGAGACGATCCTGATGCGCTCCAAGACGGGCTCGGTGCGGCGCATGATCTACCGCAACCCGATCAAGTAA
- a CDS encoding BolA family protein produces MIADEMHKRLTELQPSRLEIVDESENHRGHGGWREGGETHFRVRMASAQFAGLNPVARHRLVHRTLGDIVPRIHALALELAES; encoded by the coding sequence ATGATTGCCGACGAGATGCATAAAAGACTGACCGAACTTCAACCGTCCCGGCTGGAAATCGTCGACGAAAGCGAAAACCATCGTGGACACGGAGGCTGGCGCGAGGGCGGCGAGACGCATTTCCGCGTCCGCATGGCCAGCGCGCAGTTCGCGGGGCTTAACCCTGTCGCGCGCCACCGGCTGGTGCATCGCACCTTGGGCGACATCGTGCCGCGCATTCATGCGCTGGCACTGGAACTGGCGGAAAGCTGA